tgatcatGCAACAATCGACATTGGTAGTGACTTTGGTAATTGATCAGAAACCAATATGTAGAAGTAACCCATCACTCCAGTATGTTTACTGCTGCTACTATAATTCGACTCAAAAACTAAAGTTTCTCCATCAAGTATCTTCACAGATCCAGGTTGAGGATAACAAGTTGACATCCCTACTAGGTACCCATCTTTATTGCCGGCTTCTACTCCATCTCCATATACTGGCATTGAAGTGCATATGAGTCGACCGTCCTAATCAATTCATGCAAAATAAATCGACTTATTCTCGATACATATGATAGGCCGACAATTGGCTATAAAGGAAGAATTTAACCTTTTCATTTTTGTTACCTCTCCATAAAGAGCTGAACCAATTCCACCAAAGTGCTGATGCGCAACACCATAGATAAGATAACCACCAGTGGGAAGAACCACGCTTGTCTTCTTATTTTCTACGCAGATAACATCTCTATCTACACCAGTACTATCACACGCCTCAATATCATATTCTACTTGACATACTGCTTCTGAATGGTTCCCTTTGATCGCCGTGTAGGTGATATCAAAAATGTAAATCCTAACAGGACAAATGCTCTCTTCCCAGTTCACCCACTTTACAGTATATCTCAGGTAGAACCTTCTCTTGTTGCCTGTGAAACCTTCTCTTGACTTGCACGTGGTATCGTCATAGTAGCACTGCAGGCCCCCAGCGTAACCTGGTGGCAGTGGTTGGCCGTACTCATCCTTTGTAACATTAAACAGATCACACTTGCATTCTGTGCATCCTAGCCGATCCTCCTGTTGAGTGTTAATGTAATGTTCAAATGTAATAGGAGTGTAAGAATATAAGTAGTAGTAGAATTGTATGGACAATAGATATCCACATGTCATCTTATCTCTATGGTCTTATATTGACCATGTGTAGAGAGAGAAATTATtatgaagaaagaaatcaaagaaaatagagTGAGTAGAAACTATTAGTTTCTGAATCCTTCATGATCAAAATCCTTCTTAATCATCATCATAAATTCAATCAAATATCTAATAATTGATATCAGAGCTTAGATCTACTAGATTTGATCTTAGTGagtgaaaaaaaatcaatttctaccCATCAAATCTCAAAAATCAGCAACATTCAAAGTTTTTAAAATCTAgatctagaaaagaaaaaaacccaatTTTTCAATCAATCTTCAATTAAATCAATGGCAAGTAGTAGCTACTCAAATCAATACATTCAACAACCTTCAATACCAATTTTTCATggagaaaattatgatttttgggaaattaaaatgaaaacctTGTTTATGTCTCAAGAAGTGTGGGAGATTGTTCAAGATGAgtatgatgaaattgaagatacTTCAACTACAGATCAAACCCAAAAGGATTTGCTTAAGGAGAGTAGGAGGAAGAATGCAAAAGCATCCATGTAAATCCAACAAGGAGTTGGAGACAGAATTCTACCAAGAGTAATCTATTCTTATAAAGCTAAAGAAGCTTGAGATCTTCTACAACAAGAGTATGGAGGCAATAAGAAGGTAAGAGAGTTAAAATTACATTCATATAGAAGAGATTTTGAGAATCttaaaatgaatgataatgaatgTTTAAATGAGTTTTCATCTAGAGTAGTTGAAGTTGTTAATAATATGATGATGTGTGGTGAAAAGATGGAGGAAATAAGAATTTGTGAGAAGATATTGATGTGCTTGCCGGAAAAATTTGAACCCATTGTGGTGGTTTTGGAAGAGACTAAAGATTTTTCCACATTGAAGTCACAAGAACTATGGGCATCTTTGAAGGTGTATGAGCAAAGGTTGTTAAGACACTCCTAAAAGTCAATTGAGAGTGCATTTCAATCAAAATTCAACTTGGATTCAAAAAATTCAGCAATAAAGAAAAATGAGTACAAGGGTGAATCAACATCAAACTTCAAAGGAAACGGAAAATGGAAGAAAGGAGGAGCTAATTCCAACAACTATATAAAGAGTGATTCGTCTCAAGTACCAAGATGCAATTTTCTCAAGAAGAATGGTCACTTGGagaaaaattgttggaacaaaagAAAACCACAATGTCGCAATTGCAAAAGGTATTGACATTTGGAGAAAGATTGTagatacaaagaagatgaagaacaaggtGGTAGAGCCGAAGAAAAAAAGGATAAACAAAATTTGTTTTATGCTTGTCAAAGCGTCATGGTAACTTCTAAAAGTGAAGTTTGGTTTGTGGATAGTGGTTGCACAACTCATATGTCCGGTGATAAAAGCTTGTTTGTGGATATGGATACATCCATAAATTCTTTAGTGAAGATGGATGATGGAAATATGGTTCAAGCTAATGGAAGAGGTACAATATGTGTGCAAACTATTAATGGAGGAAAATACATTAGAGATGTGTTATATGTTCCGGAGTTGGCACAAAATTTGCTTAGTGTTGGGCAACTTTTGGAGCTTGAGTACGCCGTCAATTTTGAAGATGGATATTGCACCATTTATGACAAGAAGCACAACAACAAGAGACAAGTCATGAAGAGTATAAAAATGGAGAATAATAGAAGCTTTCTAACTGTGTTtgaaaagcaaaaaaatattGCAATGAGGATGGAAACCATTGATGAAacatggttatggcataaaagaCTTGAGCATTTGAATTTCAATAGCCTCAAGGTGCTTTCCAACAAGAACATGGTGCAAGGACTTCCACAACATATCAACCACAAGGATGGAGTGTGTGAAGGTTGTGCACTTGGGAAGCAACATCGCCAACCATTCCCAAAAAACATGGCATGGAGAGCGAAAGAACTTCTTGGTTTGGTACATACCGACGTGTGTGGACCAATGAAGACACCAACTCATGGAGGTAATAGATACTTCATTTTATTCATTGATGACTTTACTCGTATGACTTGGGTCTACTTCATGAAATAAAAGTCCGAAGTTTTTAGCATCTTCAAGAATTTTAAAAGCCTTGTTGAAAAGAAAAGTGGTCACTACATCAAAGTTTTGAGAAGTGATAGAGGCAAAGAGTACAACAACaaagagtttgataaattttgtgaaGATGAAGGCTTGGAAAGGCAACTAACCGTGGGTTATAatcctcaacaaaatggtgtttccGAGAGAAAGAACCAAACCGTGATGGAGATGGCGAAGTCCATGCTTCATGAGAAGGGTATGCCTAAAGAGTTTTGTACCGAAGTCGTTAACACCGCCATCTACTTGATGAATAGGTATCCAACAAAATCCGTATGGAACCAAACTCCTTTTGAAGCATGGAGTGGgagaagtgatagacacatttttgtgtctaaattgtccataatttcatgtattgttggtactcgatttttgtacttattatggtattttatgtgtttgtaggcattttcgggaaataaacattattgcaaaaatcggctcgaaaagttgtctaaagcacccggaggacacatgttattcggactagcactgttagataaggggcactcgattactaaggggcacctcaacggATAAGGAGCACCTTCcttactattcacaccccataaggcaagtgctaaagggacaccggcacaggattagggggaggtcatcttctccatttgaatttggaatttggcgcgaaaagctattatcaaaacaccaaaattagggttcgtgatttgaaggcgttttagggagattcaatggctaaaatcaaatgggtttgttgctagggactaaacagggctggtaaggtCCTTATAATCGATTAGATTTGGCCAACGAATCGTGTGGAAGCAAAACATGAGTGAGGGAAGACTTTGGTATTCCTACTTTCACGAGGGTTTATATTCTCTTTCCGAGTTATTCTATGGTTGGCACGAGCCTGGAGTGTGTATGGatcattttgttttcaatattcgGCGTGTTGAATGGAGTTAGGAAGCTGCAGACGCGTGAGAaggaaaatcagggaagaaaatattccaagaatatttttcttcactgtcgaGTAATGGGAGATTTCGTGGGGTAATGAGGAGTTATCCTTGGCCCTGTtgattataaatacaactctggGGTAGCGaagaagggggacggagagtttggggtctagaggagagctcaggaggccagAATCAAGAGTTTACAGAGGCtttcgtttatgaacagtgacaacgacagccacccgagggtcgcagagttacaacaacaacagttcttttctatcgttttttgtaacagtgttttgcaacaattataaacgttgcaaacacccaattttcatcattttctccatttcatcatttgtacacctactttgagcaatgaaatcaacttttgagcgtgtttccaacatcatgatgaggtaaacccaatccttggggctatggaggaagccattgtttcggtaaaagtgatatatttctattaattaattacaacaactctattatgatttttgcattgaactaaaatttgtttatatgattttgattagttaggtgtattttctcttgatagaatatgcttgctttagggttttgatattctatgcttggactAACATCTATTcctttggaaatctacatgtctaggcaatactattagaatcaatttgaatgttgagttgcataattattgtttcattaaatcactaatatcaaccaatggtggaatcctagccccattctctccataattttcacaacatctttttaatttagttcgctatttttatttattaaaaaaatctaaaaatccgctttcacaagtcttgaacgaatcatattactacaacaactttgaaaacacatgaAGAAGACCATCGGTAAGGCATCTCAAAGTTTTTGGTAGTGTGTGTTATTCTCAAATTCCAAAGGTGAATAGAAAAAAGCTTGATGAATCAAGTGATAAATGTATATTTCTTGGCTATAGCCTCCAATCAGAAGGTTATAGGTTGTTTAGCTTGAAAAACAACACAATGATCACAAGCCGTGATGTCTTGTTCGATGAAGGTGCTTCATGGAATTGGGAAGAAGGTAAAATTGAGAAGAGAACCGTTATTCTTGATGATGAACAATAAAATTAAGCAACAAAAGAAGTtggagaaggtgaagaagaaggtgaagaactaCCTCAAACACCCCTAAATGCAaggtttagagcatctccaagtaTGTCTCCAAGTAATAGTGCATCAACATCACCATCATCGGCACTAAGGAAGATGAATAGGTTGAGTGAAGTGTATGAAAGATGTAACTATTGTACGGTTGAACCggaaaattttgaagaagcatcaaaagaacAGGTATGGGTAAAATCCATGGAAGAATAAGTTGTTGTCATTAATGATAACGACACATGGGAGAAAGTAGCAAGGCCAAGTGATAAAGAAGTTATTGGAGTGAAGTGGATCTAGAAGGTTAAGTACAATGCGGATGGAACGGTTCAAAGATACAAAGCAAGGATGGTGGCAAAGGGCTACTCACAACAACCCGGTATCAACTATAATGAAACGTTTGCATCGGTTGCTCGTCTTGACACCATTAGAGCCGTGATTGTTATGGCTTCCCAAAAAGGTTGGTTACTTTATCAATCTGATGTAAAATCGGAATTTTTGAATGGAAAACTCTATGAAGAGGTCTATGTAGAACAACCATAAGGTTTTGtggtggaaggagaagaagataagGTGTACAAGTTAAAGAAAACTTTGTACGGCctaaagcaagcaccaagagcttggtatagtgAGATAGATGGATACTTCAAAAGCAACACTTCAACAAAAGCAAGAGTGAGCCTACACTATATGTGAAGACAAAAGGTACGTCTATTCTCATCGTtgccttgtatgttgatgatcttaTCTTTACGGGAAATGATGCTCATATGATTGagcagttcaagagagaaatgatgatgaaatatgagatGAGTGACATGGGTTTGCTCAAGTACTTCCTTGGTATAGAAGTTCATCAAAGTGAAGATGgagtgttcatttctcaaagcaaGTATGCCGAAAAGGTGGTGAAGAAATTTTGTATGCTTGGTTGTAACCCCACATCTACACCACTTGtagtgaatgagaaactcaagaaagatgatggaggaagaaaagTTGATGAGACTTATTATAGAGGTCTTATTGGAAACTTGTTGTATCATACACATACAAGACCCGACATCATGTTTGCTTCAATTATGATTTCTAGGTTCATGAGTTCACCTAGTCATCTACATCTTGGCACGGCAAAGAGGTTGTTGAGGTACATACAAGGAACAATGAATTTTGGAATCATGTATTCTAGAAATTTGGATGTCAAATTAGTTGGCTATTGTGATAGCGACTTGGGAGGGTGTATTGATGACATGAAGAGTACATCGGGGTATGATTTTTCTCTTGGTTCGGGCATATTTACTTGGCATCGAAGAAGCAAGAAACCGTAGCTCTATCCACGGCGGAAGCGGAGTACATTTCGGCATCAATAGCTACATCTCATGTTGTATGGCTAAGAAGAATCATGGAAGATATTCAAGAGAAACAAGAAGAGTGCACCAAAATTTTTTGTGACAACAAATCCGCAATTGCTATGTCCGAAAATTCGGTTGAGCATTGTAGAGCAAGGCACATCAAACTCAAGTATCACTTCATTCGAGAAGCGGTTGAAGATGGTGAGACAAAACTCAAGTATTGCAAGACGGAAGACCAATTGACGGACATATTCACCAAGGCACTTCCCAAAGGCAAGTTCCAAAACTTTAAGAAATTACTTGGAGTTGTAAAACATCAcattaaggaggagattgttgAGTGTTAATGTAATGTTCAAATGTAATAGGAGTGTAAGAATATAAGTAGTAGTAGAATTGTATGGACAATAGATGTCCACATGTTATCTTATCTCTATGGTCTTATATTGACCATGTATAGAGAGAGAAATTATtatgaagaaagaaatcaaagaaaatagagTGAGTAGAAACTATTAGTTTCCCACTCCTTCATGATCAAAATCCTTCTTAATCATCATCATAAATTCAATCAAATATCTAACACCTCCACACCACACGTATCGATTGTGTGTACATTAAGTAGCCATCTCTCCTCGTACCCGTCTGGGATCTCCCCAGCATTACCAACCTCTATCCCATAGGGATCTGGCAAGTGTAACGTGTTTTTGCGAGATTCTGAAGGTCCGAAGTACTGGACGATATTATTACACACACCGCTGTTTTTCACGATAATGAGATGAAGCTGGTCAGGATCATTTTTCTCGGGCATTTCTGCATCCTTGAGAGCATAGTATCTTACAGCTACCCAGTGGTGAAGATAAGTTTCATACAGAGGAACAGAATTTCCAGACTCGTCAACTACTTCAACGCTGAAACCCTTAATAGCAATATGACCTCTTGGAAAATCGACATTAAAGTAGTATTTGAAATTCACAGATCCTGGTCCTAGTACAAACTTCGGGGACAGGAAGACAGCGGATTTCTCCTCGTTCACTTTTCTGAACTTGAGTTGTTAAGCTTGAAGCTTGA
This DNA window, taken from Papaver somniferum cultivar HN1 chromosome 3, ASM357369v1, whole genome shotgun sequence, encodes the following:
- the LOC113359263 gene encoding uncharacterized protein LOC113359263 translates to MDEISTFVAFITVPICSVFVDSCVGIAYPGLFSQCMYYAELLKMELVEGKVNEEKSAVFLSPKFVLGPGSVNFKYYFNVDFPRGHIAIKGFSVEVVDESGNSVPLYETYLHHWVAVRYYALKDAEMPEKNDPDQLHLIIVKNSGVCNNIVQYFGPSESRKNTLHLPDPYGIEVGNAGEIPDGYEERWLLNVHTIDTCGVEDRLGCTECKCDLFNVTKDEYGQPLPPGYAGGLQCYYDDTTCKSREGFTGNKRRFYLRYTVKWVNWEESICPVRIYIFDITYTAIKGNHSEAVCQVEYDIEACDSTGVDRDVICVENKKTSVVLPTGGYLIYGVAHQHFGGIGSALYGEDGRLICTSMPVYGDGVEAGNKDGYLVGMSTCYPQPGSVKILDGETLVFESNYSSSSKHTGVMGYFYILVSDQLPKSLPMSIVA